AGGACCTGACATGACGACGCCCCCGGACCTGTCCGCCGTCATCCCGTTCCGCAACCGTGGTCCCGAGCGGCTCGCCCTGGCCATCCGGTCGCTGCTCACCTCCACCGACCGCCCGGTCGAGGTCATCGTCTCCGACTTCGGCTCCGACGACCCCGCCGTGGCCCGCGACGTCGCAGACTCGCTGGGTGCCTCGGTCGTGTACACGCCGAGCGACCACTGGTCGAGGTCGGGAGCACTCAACGCCGGCTTCCGGACTGCACGCGGCCGGTACTTCCTCGGAGCCGACGCGGACATCATCTGGGGACCCGAGGCCGTGGACCACGCCCTCGGGATCATGGACCTCGACCCGCAGACGTGCGTCGCGTTCGAGTGCCAGTTCATGGGTCCGAGGATCACCGTCGAGGACGTGATCGCCGATCCCACCTCGTGGAGGGAGTTCGACCAGGCGTCGCAGCTCAACCCCCGCTGGGGCGTCGGCATGCTCTTCTTCCCCCGCGCGGCGTTCGTCCGGACCAACGGGTACGAGGCCCGGATGAGGACGTACGGCTACGAGGACAACGACTTCTCGAGCCGGGTCCGGTCGTTCGGCCACCGCATCAAGTGGGTGGGTGCCGGAA
The DNA window shown above is from Pedococcus aerophilus and carries:
- a CDS encoding glycosyltransferase family 2 protein produces the protein MTTPPDLSAVIPFRNRGPERLALAIRSLLTSTDRPVEVIVSDFGSDDPAVARDVADSLGASVVYTPSDHWSRSGALNAGFRTARGRYFLGADADIIWGPEAVDHALGIMDLDPQTCVAFECQFMGPRITVEDVIADPTSWREFDQASQLNPRWGVGMLFFPRAAFVRTNGYEARMRTYGYEDNDFSSRVRSFGHRIKWVGAGRHRAYHIWHERPGLLAKSDAQLAAEYSANRVLFESTKSVVRNATEARPVDQPLVTVAISTQNRADMLRTA